The following are encoded in a window of Nocardioides houyundeii genomic DNA:
- a CDS encoding EamA family transporter codes for MKRAVWLVLAGIASVQLGATVAKDLFTQVEPTALVWLRLTASAVLLLLIARPRLRGRSRQDWLVVAGFAGTLGLMNWAFYQSFARLPLGVAVTIELIGPLAVALAGSRRPRDLIWVALAALGVVALGWERADLDPVGVAFALVAGGCWAAYILLSAQTGRRWPGLEGLSVASTGAALLLAPFALASDRAGILKPEVLALGALIGLLSSVIPYSLELVALRSLRPALFGILMSIEPAVAALAALLVLGESLTGLQWLAIACVVAASAGATRYADSTRDRDTELLEHP; via the coding sequence GTGAAGCGGGCCGTCTGGCTCGTGCTGGCCGGCATCGCCTCTGTGCAGCTGGGCGCCACCGTGGCCAAGGACCTCTTCACCCAGGTGGAGCCCACCGCGCTGGTGTGGCTGCGGCTGACCGCCAGTGCGGTGCTGCTCCTGCTGATAGCCCGGCCCCGGCTGCGCGGACGAAGCCGGCAGGACTGGCTGGTGGTGGCGGGGTTCGCCGGCACCCTCGGCCTGATGAACTGGGCGTTCTACCAGTCCTTCGCACGACTGCCGCTGGGGGTCGCGGTCACCATCGAGCTGATCGGACCGCTCGCGGTCGCCCTGGCCGGTTCGCGTCGACCGCGCGACCTCATCTGGGTGGCCCTGGCCGCGCTGGGGGTGGTCGCGCTGGGCTGGGAGCGAGCCGACCTGGACCCGGTCGGCGTCGCCTTCGCCCTGGTGGCCGGCGGCTGCTGGGCGGCGTACATCCTGCTCAGCGCCCAGACCGGACGACGGTGGCCGGGTCTCGAGGGGCTCTCGGTGGCGAGCACGGGCGCTGCCCTGCTGCTCGCGCCGTTCGCCCTGGCCAGCGACCGGGCCGGCATCCTGAAGCCGGAGGTGCTGGCGCTGGGTGCGCTGATCGGCCTGCTGAGCTCGGTCATCCCCTACAGCCTGGAGCTGGTGGCGCTGCGCAGCCTGCGACCCGCCCTCTTCGGCATCCTGATGAGCATCGAGCCGGCCGTGGCCGCCCTGGCGGCCCTGCTGGTCCTGGGAGAGTCCCTGACCGGCCTGCAGTGGCTGGCCATCGCCTGCGTGGTGGCCGCCAGCGCGGGGGCCACCCGGTACGCCGACTCGACCCGCGACCGGGACACCGAGCTCCTGGAGCATCCGTAG
- a CDS encoding PadR family transcriptional regulator, with protein sequence MPAQDLPITSYALMGLLTFGDELTGYELKQRADNTLRFYWQSPAMSQVYSELARLADEGLLHRRGQGRGTTYTLTARGRRELESWMDDTAAGFPIFKHPQALRLMIGHLSDPGRLTKMLESYLEDVARARADLLEVRESLRGADAAGQPFRYPSLVADWGLAHFESEKAIAEQVIDRLREDETVETVTPPTGDEG encoded by the coding sequence ATGCCAGCGCAAGACCTTCCGATCACCTCGTACGCCTTGATGGGACTGCTGACCTTCGGGGACGAGCTGACCGGCTACGAGCTCAAGCAACGGGCGGACAACACGTTGCGCTTCTACTGGCAGTCACCTGCGATGAGCCAGGTGTACTCCGAGCTCGCGCGGCTGGCCGACGAGGGCCTGCTGCACCGTCGCGGGCAGGGCCGCGGCACGACGTACACCCTGACCGCCCGGGGACGCCGGGAGCTCGAGAGCTGGATGGACGACACCGCTGCCGGGTTCCCGATCTTCAAGCACCCGCAGGCGCTGCGCCTGATGATCGGCCACCTCTCGGACCCAGGCCGCCTGACGAAGATGCTGGAGAGCTACCTCGAGGACGTGGCACGCGCCCGGGCGGACCTGCTCGAGGTGCGCGAGTCGCTTCGCGGGGCGGACGCCGCGGGCCAGCCGTTTCGCTACCCTTCCCTGGTGGCGGACTGGGGGCTGGCGCACTTCGAGAGCGAGAAGGCCATTGCCGAGCAGGTGATCGACCGGTTGCGCGAGGACGAGACGGTCGAGACCGTCACGCCCCCCACCGGGGACGAGGGGTGA